DNA sequence from the Poecilia reticulata strain Guanapo linkage group LG19, Guppy_female_1.0+MT, whole genome shotgun sequence genome:
caaGTCAATGAGTAAATGCACTTTTAAATGCATGTTATGAGTAAAGAATAAGAAAATGATCTCCACTTACGGCTCAGCTTCAGGGAGAATTGGGGGTAAGGTGTGTCTGCGCATTCTGGCTTGACCTCGTCTGTTCTCTGCGAACATGTCGCGTAAGCTCTCCTGGTCGGAATCTACATCCTGTGTGTAATCGCGACCTTGACCCGGCAGAGAGATCTTTGGTAAAGATCCTTCCTGCAAATAAGAATACAGAAAACACCTTCATAATTTGTCCTGTCAGTTTAATTCATGTCTAAGCATCTTAACTAATTGATTCGACATGACACTGTCACCTTGATGGTTTGTCTGTTGGTCACCTTGTCCAAGGCTACAGCtctctccagcttcctctcatCCAGCTCCCTCATGTACATCTCATATAGTTCCTGGAGGTGTGGCGGTACAAGCAGGCTGTGCTCTGAAACATGCAGAGAGAGACATGTACATGGGTGCTATAAGCTAGTTTTATGAACAGGCATTTAAAGCGTTGCACACTCAGTATGGATGAGTAGCAGAAACTCTCTCAGGATGACTTGTGAGTGctgaaaacaaatcttttaaCAACTAACATCCCGATAAAATTGTTTCATCACATGTCTTCTAAAGTGGACATCCACCCGAATGGGGCAGCGGGAAGAGATTGTGTTTCGAGAAACCGAGATTATTTTCTGGCCCGAGATGAAAATTTGATTACTGGCTACTTTAAGTTGTCAAGAATAATCCTGATGGAGCTGTGCTTGAGGCTGAGGCTGCCTGTACCTATACAGTGGCGGTGTGAGGCACGATCAGAAGGAACTGGAAGATTGATCAGGACTATGCCAGTCAACCTTGActcaagaaaaaatgtgtttggatcTAGGCCCCTGTGCAGTTTTAAACATCTGGGGTTTTTTCGTGTGTGGACAAGTTTTTCTATTCAAGCCATGTCGCCACTCAAGCCTTTGTGCATGAAGTCACAGGGTTGcgatttctttaatttcttgtCAGGGTTAATAACCTGAGAAATGCACACAGCACACATGCATTTTTCAACTGACGGCTgaaaaatctttagaaaaatcTTTAGACGAGTTCCACGCAAAGATCAAACGCAGCGTaatgatttaaaagtaaattaccATCTATGAATTGTCTCTGTTGCTGAATGATCTCATCACACAGGTGTCTGTGCTGCTCAAAGCGCTGAACCACAAAGTTTTTCTGCCGGATGACGTTGTCTTTGATCAGAGCGTGGGACTGCATCTCCACGTTCCCGATCTCCAGCTCGTGGACCTtgcagaggaggcagaggacttcGCGTTGCTCCTCTGAGCTCACCCTGCGAGGAAGGAGCTCCTCCAGGCGCCGGGCTCGATCCCGGAGCTCCAGAAACCTCTGCTCCAGCAAACCCTTCAATCAGaggttatttttattcagcatgGGAGAACGTCAGAATGTATTCTAATCCTAGCATTTTGAAGAAGCAAACCTTCTGCTTTTGAATCTTCTTCTGCTCAGCCATGAGGGTGAGTAGGTTTTCCCGAGCCACTGCTACCTCCCGGGTCTCTGTGCTGTCTGGGGGAGACTCTGGGCAATCCGAATCCTTCTCACTTTCGTCTTTATTGAcactttccttccttctttctgcaCGCCACTTTCTCCTGCGCTTACTCTGCTCCTGCTCCCAGCTAGGGCACATGATATGTGTATATTGTTATAAAGGTTTTTACCAACAGTTGCAGTTACATGTTCTAAAGCTTCCAATAATTCTTTACTTTGAATAGACTTTCTAGTCAAGGAAATTCATAATTAGATTTGCTTCACTGTTAACAGATAATAACATGAGATAGCTACAGAGAAAATACTTGCTGTAcactaattaatttaattaagcCAGACGAGAGCAAGAATAAGGGTCTATTTGATTTAAACCCCCGGAGAATTGAGAATTATAAATATTAACTGGAAGACAGCTGCTAAAAATGTGACAATCTGGATTGTTAGATTTTAAATGACAGGTGTGCTCTGCGGTggaaagaaacagcagaaatccgACTGACTCTGCAATGGTGACGAGGTGTTTAGAGGTGTCGATCTGGATCTCCATGTTGCTGTTCTCCAGCTCAATCAGGCTCTTCCTGATCTTCATCTGCTGTCGGAAAGCATCCAAAAGCTGCTCCCTCAACTCGTCcatctctgctctgctctgctggcTGGAGTGGGCTTGGACCTCCGCTGAAAGACAGTGGAAatacaaagagaaagaaagaaaggaagaaagaaacatgAATACAGTTTTCAACAGATGTTGAGCTATGTGTTTTTTACTCGTTTAAAGTAGAGACGATCAAATTTACCCTGGACGTTTCGGATGTCAGCTCGGTCGGAGCCGACCTGCCGGCTCGCCTGCTCCGCAATCTTCTTTTTGAGCCGCTGGATTTCACAGCGGAGGTCAGAGATGATGTTTGTGTACTGAGCAATGTGGTATGACACATTTATTAGGTTCTTCTTCACCTAAAGCAAACAGTGATGGGAAACAATatgtctgggaaaaaaaatccaatccaCTTCAAGGTGAGCCTTTATTagagtgaaataaatgtttacccGTGTACGAATGCTTTTGGCACGGTCAGCATACGTCAGTGTGTTTCGAGACTCCTCGAAAGCTATAGAGGCGGGGCTAATATGGGCTATCATCACCGTTCTGCTGTTCCCACCCAACGAGTCCTGTAATTGAAATATGAGACACATTTTTGTGATTATAAAAGAGTggcttaaacattttttgtgtgttttacaggTCCAGTCTTGAGATTTAATACTACTAAATAATGCATTACTGTGAAGTAGGAGAAACATTAtagttggttttaaaaaatattttaactaaaaatttgaaaagtgtggaaaGCATTTGCATTCTACTCGCCAGAGTCAATCCTCGTAGAAACACAAATGCGccacacacttttcagattagcAGCTCACAATTCTGCACTACTTTGTCTCGGTCTATCAAAGAAGCTTGTTTGAATTCTGTGCAAATGCGTGACGTCTTTTGCTAGGCACTGTATAAAGAAAGGAATCTTTTCTCAACTGCAGTACCTTCAGGAGGCGCGTCAACTTGCTGTCTCGATAGTTGACGTACTTGTTGCCATTTTTGTCACTCAGGGCGTTAATGCAGTTGCCCAAAGCCAGGAGGGAGCGATTGATGTGAGCTCCTTCTTTCAATCGCTGACCTCTATTCTGGGTCTGAAAGAGGCAGAGATCGATGGGTGAGAAAACCTCTGAActcacaggtttttttttttatcactttgtcCCTGTGACAGGGGTCAAATGAAAGCTTTCAGTAAAAGGAGCTAGAGGGAGACTGGGAATAGCAAGCAACAAAAGGCATCCAACTAGTACCAGGGAGATTTCATTTATATGGTGAATACCGTAGAGACGAAAAGTCAAAGAGAAGTCCAAGACTGAACAATTTCACCTCACTTcagtgaaacacatttttcttactgagagaaaaataagacaCATACttcataaatacatttggatTTAGTCACATTTAGATCAAACAAGGATTGTATCATattttaaagcaagaaaaacaaaaaagttatttttgatttttgaagtATATAAGTAGTTATGAAATACTTCTCTGAAACAAAACGAGGATTTTGAGTGACGTCCTCCAAAACAGGAAGGCGCTACCAAACACATTGCATCTGAAACTGCAGGGTGAGTCTGAAAAGCCCTCACTATAATCACAGAGCTTGACAGACCTTCATAACTCAAATAAACAGATGTGTGGCTGCATAAtggcaagaaaaataaaaaggattcaGTGAACCCATTTCCAATGAAAATATTCTAAGCAGGAAAATGGTAATAGATCAGTGCAAGTAAAATGGTGAAAGGAACAGATTTCTCAAATCAGCCTGAGTGACAGGCAGCAACTTTAACTATAATTTGGAGTCCTGCTTGTGGTCAAGGAAGCCTGCAGAACATATAACGAGGATCTCATGCAGGACATCGTGACCGACATCGCCTGCAGGAGAGGATCGGACTAAATGAGAGGATTTACTTCACTTTCGGGATCTAACAAATTGAGAGATTAACTTTTGTTCATAAAGTTGTTGCAAAATGTACTAGGTAATATCTGATCATGTAATTCTACATTATAGCAGTTGGCTCCTCAACTGTGATGTTGCTATGATTGAATGAGAAATTACAAcagcaaagcaataaaaagaataattactAGCTGTTACAGCTGCCCRATAAATTTGATGAAATGGACGCATTAAAGATTATGAAATGGAAGTCGTGTACCAATGACAGTCACTGGGAAAACTCTGAAGTATGATTCACATAAGTGTAATCAAAGTTGACACTACTGATATATGCATTTAATAATCTGAGTGGTTCATGCAGCGTTTTGCAAAAACCACCAGTAGTGCATAACTTTTTCACACAATTGGtagaattcatgtttttttttttagggagaTTAAGGAGGAAATCTGAATAATGGGAGAATAATACAACACTCAATTTGTGAAATCCATTGACACTTGTAGGTGTAACTTCAGAAACTTTGAAGGCTAtgagtacttttgcaaggcactgtagtCTCCGTCATAAAATGATGTTCACCTTGAAAAGTGAAATTGCAAAATAAGGCAACGTTGAGGGGAAGCTCCGGTTTAGATGTAGAAGCGTATGCTACGCAGCGCCATGTTCAATCACATGCAAAGAGTAGAAGGACCTTGAATTTTGAACTTAATGTTATCAAAAGATATCTAAACACAAGCACAAAGCGACAAATCCATCCACCTGAGCAGCTCTTTCTGAGCCGGCGAGGTCAATCATGAAAAGCCGAGCGAAGCGGACCTCCTGCAAAACGTCACGACAACGGCTCTGCTGCTTGACGGCAACCTGCAGCACAGCGTGGGAGCGAGACGATGTCTGATTAGCGGCCGTTGGCTCCTGCGTGCGCTGCTTGTTGCCCTTCATTAGCAACTCCATGATCTGAGGAGACACGAGTGAGGCAGTCAGGAGTGTTCATAGGTTTTTAACCGTGCGATAAAACTGCACAGGGTATCCTCTCACCTCCTGGGCGTTGATGGTCGACACTTCCGTGATGCCTGCAACTTGAATCACACCCTTAGAGTCTTCTCTTAGATCCAAGAAACCTGATGATGGGTTCAGCAGGTCTCTGATCATCTCATTGTAGATCTGTAAATATATAgatagaaatataaaacattctTCAGACAGCATGAATCAGTTGGAATGCGTACATGTAATAAGAATACAATAAGCATTTTTTGTTCTGCAATTcaattaaataacaaaactcAAATTAATTACTGGTACACACAAAAATGGTCTACtactgttattttttaagcatgtGGTGTAGCTGGTTTAATACTACTATATAGAAtagtaatttaaaaagattgATAGATAAtctcaaaaatcaaacaaaaaaaaaatcatctctgAGGGGAATGAATCCATAACACATTCAAAGAAGGGATCAAATTCTGGATATTTATCCAGCTGGAGATTTACTCCGGATCAATCAATTTTTTTACgcattgaaaacattttataatcaaAT
Encoded proteins:
- the kif19 gene encoding kinesin-like protein KIF19 encodes the protein MKDTGESKDQQLTVALRIRPLSDAEQEEGATIVAHRVDDQMVVLMDPMEDPDDILRANRSREKTYMFDVAFDFSASQEEVYRATTKGLIEGLISGYNATVFAYGPTGCGKTYTMLGTDKEPGIYVRTLNDLFRAIEETSDDMLYSVSMSYLEIYNEMIRDLLNPSSGFLDLREDSKGVIQVAGITEVSTINAQEIMELLMKGNKQRTQEPTAANQTSSRSHAVLQVAVKQQSRCRDVLQEVRFARLFMIDLAGSERAAQTQNRGQRLKEGAHINRSLLALGNCINALSDKNGNKYVNYRDSKLTRLLKDSLGGNSRTVMIAHISPASIAFEESRNTLTYADRAKSIRTRVKKNLINVSYHIAQYTNIISDLRCEIQRLKKKIAEQASRQVGSDRADIRNVQAEVQAHSSQQSRAEMDELREQLLDAFRQQMKIRKSLIELENSNMEIQIDTSKHLVTIADWEQEQSKRRRKWRAERRKESVNKDESEKDSDCPESPPDSTETREVAVARENLLTLMAEQKKIQKQKGLLEQRFLELRDRARRLEELLPRRVSSEEQREVLCLLCKVHELEIGNVEMQSHALIKDNVIRQKNFVVQRFEQHRHLCDEIIQQQRQFIDEHSLLVPPHLQELYEMYMRELDERKLERAVALDKVTNRQTIKEGSLPKISLPGQGRDYTQDVDSDQESLRDMFAENRRGQARMRRHTLPPILPEAEPDRVFKSSPHAKQIKNSAVMTPPPIHINGKGNRELQPLAPESFTSYSHLSHSISSQLDSSPESSEAGGDMTISRNERQQILKGVQNIVVKAARRRSKALEVDVLRLPAAPSPLDHKKQKSNLSLIEGPPRGIPLQRGRQPSPELRHATSDDNLSSSTGEGPGLHVTWTRPRNHHAANKNQTPREVDFEARRKKRRSRSFEVTGQALPQTKAITAQRFRPLDSTSDPHLHVNGQPQAPVVRPQYRGVPPIAKVRPHHSNHTHTGTNGESSTASINNLKRGPLLRQPHPLLYVTTTGTGAQRTRRH